The genome window CCCAAAAAAAGGACAAATAGCCCTGATATGCTGCGAAACTCGCAATCAGCAATACCGCTTCGCCCTCTAGAAACGAACCGATAAATACAGCCCAATAACCATACTGCCGAACCCACTCTATGATATGCATTTTATCCTCACTAGTGACATAAGACGGTAGCAGAATAGTTACAAATAATATAGCGAAGTGACTGACATCATTGAACTTAAACCTGATCCGGCTTGTTCTGGCCTATTAGCACAGAACTCATCGAAATAGCGCCCAGAGTGACTTTTTCGCAAAAAAATGTAACTGCTTCCCCTTTATCCTGCAGCCCCAGTACAGGCAGCAGCGGACAAAAATGATCGAATGCAGGCACGGACAAACGCGCGGCTTCGCCCAATTGCTGATAATGGATAATCGCGTCATGCTCACCGGCCAGAATCAACTTCCTGATTTGCTGATCGAAGGCAATGGCCCAATCATGAGCGATATCTTTCCAGATCACGGCTCCGAGGTTATGAACGATGTTTCCGCTGCCGAGAACCAGCACGCCTTGATTCCTCAGCACTTTCAAAGCCCTGCCCAGATCATAGTGAAATTGTGCGGGTTTGCTGTGATCCAGACTCAGTTGGAGAACCGGGATATCGGCCTGCGGATACATACGGCGCAAGATAGACCACGCCCCGTGATCCAGACCCCAGTCAAAATCCGGCTTGATTGCGACTCCTTCGACAGTCTGCCGTATCCGTTCCGCCAGTGCAGGCTCGCCGGGAGCAGGATATTCCAGATCGAAAAGCGCTTGCGGGAAACCAGCAAAATCATGAATAGTGCGAGGCTGCAGCATCGCTGTCACATAAGTGCCGGCGGTTTCCCAATGAGCCGACAAACACAGTATTGCCTCAGGTTTGGGGAACGACTGGGCAATCCGGCTCCATGCGCGACTGAACTCGTTATCTTCAATGGCGTTCATCGGGCTGCCGTGACCGATGAACAGCACAGGCATTTGATATGCCGGTCCGTCAGGCTTCTGGTTGGCGGCAGTGGCATCCGGTATCTTCATCGTTACTCACTCCATAAAGTTCGATACATAAGGCGCATGCCCATACGGATGTCCGTCCGTTTATACTACAGCCCATGGCGCGCGTTGTCGTATTTAAATCCGGCAGTAATTTAAAGCTATTGTAACTATTCGACTACCGTTGTATACCACTGCGGGGGCGGGTTTAAGGCCGATCATGGGCTAGAGCCCGCTACTGCAAAGATGCTTTATTCGAAGATTACATTGCAGTCCCGTTTAATGATGCGTTTTCCGTATAAGGCTCTCATGAGCTGAATAGTCACAAACTATTTTACTGAACGTCCCTGCTCTCGACACCCTCAGGCATTCAAGGCATGGGTTCCATGAACTGCGTTGGGTTGAGCATATTATGAACAGGATTGCATCCGGTCTTCGGCGCATACGGCGCCCTAAGATATCAGGCCGACTCTCGAATTCCGCTATAATCCTTCCAGAAAACTTGACTCGTTCGTTGTCTGAAGATCCCCGTTGCCCCTGGGTACGGCTTACCCCGACCGCATATCAATGCCAAATATTCCATCATGCCCCGCCTTGTTGATTGCCGCACCGGCTTCCGGTCACGGCAAAACCTCGGTGACCGCAGGCATCGCCCGTTATCATAGTCGTCGAGGCCTGCGTGTACGCTGCTTTAAAACCGGACCGGACTTCATCGACCCCGGCCTGTTGGAACAAGCATCGGGCCAGCCGGTTTACAACCTGGACACCTGGATCATGGGCGAAGATCATTGCCGGCAACTGCTGCACGAAGCCGCAGCCGGCAATGACCTGATTCTGGTCGAAGGCGTAATGGGATTATTCGACGGCACGCCCTCCAGCGCCGATCTGGCCGAATGTTTCGGCTTACCGGTGCTGCCGGTCATCGACGCATCGAAAATGGCGCAGACTTTTGCCGCCGTGCTGCACGGGCTGGCTACCTTTCGCGACAGCTTGAAAATTGCCGGAGCGGTAGCCAACAACGTTGCATCGGAACGTCACGCAGAACTGTTACGCGCCGCCCTGCCATCGCACATCAAGCTTGCAACCCTGCCCCGCAACCCGGACGCGACGCTGCCAAGCCGTCACCTGGGACTCCGGATCGCGGCGGAAATCGACGGGCTCGACCAGCGGCTCGACCGGCTGGCCGAAGCCGTCGGCGCAAGCTGTCTGGCGGAGCTGCCGGCGCCTGCTGAATTTGTGCAACCGGCTACCCAACCGCTGGCAGAAGCCCTGTTGCATGAAAAAACCATTGCAGTCGCGCGCGACAATGCTTTTTGTTTCCTGTATCGCGCCAACATCGACTGCCTGCGCAAACTTGGCGCGCAAGTCGTTTTTTTCTCGCCGCTCAAGGATAACGCGCTGCCTGCCGCCGATGCAATTTATCTGCCCGGAGGCTACCCGGAACTGTTTGCGGCTGAACTCAGCCGCAACGAAAGCTTACGGCAACAGATGCGCAGCCATGTCGAGAAAAATAAACCGCTGCTCGCCGAATGCGGTGGTCTGATGACGCTAGGCGATGCGCTGGAAGATCTGAACGGCAACCGGCATGCCATGCTCGGCCTGCTGCCAGGCATAGCGCACATGGGGCAACGCCTGCATGCGATCGGTTCACAGCAGGCGC of Candidatus Methylospira mobilis contains these proteins:
- the ygiD gene encoding 4,5-DOPA-extradiol-dioxygenase, encoding MKIPDATAANQKPDGPAYQMPVLFIGHGSPMNAIEDNEFSRAWSRIAQSFPKPEAILCLSAHWETAGTYVTAMLQPRTIHDFAGFPQALFDLEYPAPGEPALAERIRQTVEGVAIKPDFDWGLDHGAWSILRRMYPQADIPVLQLSLDHSKPAQFHYDLGRALKVLRNQGVLVLGSGNIVHNLGAVIWKDIAHDWAIAFDQQIRKLILAGEHDAIIHYQQLGEAARLSVPAFDHFCPLLPVLGLQDKGEAVTFFCEKVTLGAISMSSVLIGQNKPDQV
- a CDS encoding cobyrinate a,c-diamide synthase; the protein is MPNIPSCPALLIAAPASGHGKTSVTAGIARYHSRRGLRVRCFKTGPDFIDPGLLEQASGQPVYNLDTWIMGEDHCRQLLHEAAAGNDLILVEGVMGLFDGTPSSADLAECFGLPVLPVIDASKMAQTFAAVLHGLATFRDSLKIAGAVANNVASERHAELLRAALPSHIKLATLPRNPDATLPSRHLGLRIAAEIDGLDQRLDRLAEAVGASCLAELPAPAEFVQPATQPLAEALLHEKTIAVARDNAFCFLYRANIDCLRKLGAQVVFFSPLKDNALPAADAIYLPGGYPELFAAELSRNESLRQQMRSHVEKNKPLLAECGGLMTLGDALEDLNGNRHAMLGLLPGIAHMGQRLHAIGSQQALIAGASIRGHTFHYSRFDTTLTPCFQAQTQDGRTGEALYRHGSLLASYVHWYFPSNPALVASWFLSEG